A part of bacterium genomic DNA contains:
- a CDS encoding YIP1 family protein → METQTEPTSAEEMNVFSRILNVFLSPSETFNYLIAKPDWITPVIVTIILFLSSGILLKDIIQTEQIKAVRTQIMKSDRVPDSQKEQVIEQQTQMMKGFWVVGYVIGLVGILSMYFIGAVFLMIGGNNVLGGKATYMQVLSIFGYSMMIDILATLVKVPIMFVNSTLRVDTGLGLFVAADQTRSAMYTFLSKFDLFTFWQLAVLVIGISLLFGFSKGKSAGLVFGLWFVWVLFGTGLAALGVNFG, encoded by the coding sequence ATGGAAACCCAAACGGAGCCAACGTCCGCTGAGGAAATGAATGTCTTCAGCCGAATTTTAAATGTATTTTTGAGCCCGTCAGAGACGTTTAATTACTTAATAGCAAAGCCTGATTGGATTACGCCGGTAATCGTGACAATTATTCTGTTTCTGAGTTCGGGCATTTTGTTGAAGGATATTATTCAAACCGAGCAGATCAAAGCAGTGCGTACTCAGATCATGAAAAGTGACCGTGTTCCTGACAGCCAAAAAGAACAAGTCATCGAACAGCAGACTCAGATGATGAAAGGTTTTTGGGTAGTAGGATATGTGATCGGTCTTGTCGGCATTCTAAGTATGTATTTTATTGGAGCCGTTTTTCTAATGATCGGCGGCAACAATGTACTTGGCGGAAAAGCGACTTATATGCAAGTTCTATCTATTTTTGGATATAGTATGATGATTGATATTCTGGCGACGTTGGTGAAGGTGCCGATCATGTTTGTTAACTCCACGTTGCGGGTTGATACCGGCTTAGGGCTATTTGTCGCGGCGGATCAGACTCGTTCGGCAATGTATACGTTTTTGAGTAAATTCGACCTATTTACATTCTGGCAGTTAGCAGTGTTGGTTATCGGCATCTCGCTGCTTTTCGGATTTTCGAAGGGTAAATCGGCTGGGTTGGTTTTCGGGCTATGGTTTGTATGGGTGCTTTTCGGAACAGGTTTAGCCGCGCTTGGGGTGAATTTCGGATAA
- a CDS encoding zinc-binding dehydrogenase, with product MRAIILPEVGNYDNLIFGEAVDPKPKSGEAVIKIHAAALNHRDLWITKGLYANIKVPIILGSDGCGVVTDTGSENDRHWIGKKVIVNPSMNWGDDPGVQGKDFRILGLPDNGTLAENVVVPTANLIEKPSYLSDEEAAAIPLAGLTAYRALYTQGNLQKNQTVLINGIGGGVAASAMQMALATDAKVIVTSGRDDKIRRAVSQGAVFGSNYNNPDGFKELIEKSKPLNGIDLIIDGAGGKGFNHLINVVKSGCRIVIYGATAGLPDSIDLRKVYWRQIHIIGSTMGTNDDFKHMIEFITAHKIKPVIDKVFSFSQFKEAFRQMDLSEQFGKIVLRP from the coding sequence ATGAGAGCAATTATTCTACCGGAAGTAGGCAATTACGATAATTTAATTTTTGGCGAGGCCGTTGATCCAAAACCTAAGTCTGGCGAGGCTGTAATAAAAATTCATGCAGCCGCGTTAAATCACCGTGATTTATGGATCACAAAAGGTCTCTACGCAAATATAAAAGTTCCGATCATTTTAGGATCGGATGGCTGCGGTGTAGTAACCGATACAGGCTCTGAAAACGATCGCCATTGGATCGGGAAGAAAGTTATTGTCAATCCAAGTATGAATTGGGGCGATGATCCGGGAGTTCAAGGCAAAGACTTTAGAATTCTAGGTCTTCCTGATAATGGGACATTGGCCGAAAATGTTGTCGTACCCACGGCAAATCTTATTGAAAAGCCGTCCTATTTATCCGATGAAGAGGCGGCGGCGATTCCTCTGGCGGGTTTGACTGCCTATCGGGCATTATACACACAAGGTAACCTGCAAAAAAATCAAACAGTATTGATCAATGGTATTGGCGGAGGAGTTGCTGCTTCGGCGATGCAAATGGCGCTTGCCACCGATGCTAAAGTGATCGTTACGTCCGGCCGTGATGATAAAATCCGACGCGCTGTTAGTCAGGGCGCCGTTTTTGGGAGTAATTATAATAATCCTGACGGCTTTAAAGAATTGATTGAAAAATCAAAGCCATTGAATGGAATTGATTTAATCATCGATGGAGCCGGCGGTAAAGGATTCAACCATTTGATTAATGTTGTCAAATCAGGCTGTAGGATTGTTATCTATGGCGCTACTGCCGGACTGCCTGATTCGATAGATCTGCGCAAAGTGTATTGGCGGCAAATTCATATTATTGGTTCGACCATGGGAACGAACGATGATTTTAAGCACATGATTGAATTTATTACTGCTCATAAAATTAAACCTGTTATCGACAAAGTATTTTCATTCTCACAATTTAAAGAAGCTTTTCGGCAAATGGATTTGTCGGAACAGTTCGGAAAGATCGTTCTAAGGCCATAA
- a CDS encoding BrxA/BrxB family bacilliredoxin has protein sequence MPYDERLVAPMREELTRIGFKEMRNSQEVDAILGNEKGTVLVVVNSVCGCAAGMARPGIALALHNKNLPDHLTTVFAGQDIEATTKARSYLADIPPSSPSIALFQDGKVVWFLPRHQIEGRTADQVANSLVQAFEKFCAKVVVK, from the coding sequence ATGCCGTATGATGAAAGATTAGTGGCTCCTATGCGGGAAGAATTGACTCGCATTGGGTTTAAAGAGATGAGAAACTCGCAGGAAGTGGATGCCATTTTGGGTAATGAAAAGGGGACGGTTTTGGTAGTGGTTAATTCAGTATGCGGATGTGCTGCCGGTATGGCGCGTCCGGGAATAGCGTTGGCATTGCACAACAAAAATTTACCTGATCATTTGACAACTGTATTTGCTGGTCAGGATATCGAAGCAACAACCAAAGCACGCAGTTATTTGGCCGATATTCCTCCATCGTCTCCGTCAATAGCGCTGTTTCAAGATGGTAAAGTCGTGTGGTTTTTACCGCGTCATCAGATTGAAGGACGTACGGCCGACCAGGTTGCGAACAGTCTTGTTCAAGCTTTCGAAAAATTTTGCGCCAAGGTAGTCGTAAAGTAA
- a CDS encoding S41 family peptidase, with the protein MKRKFILPIMLIVVVVVALAGFTDTAQNTYKNIIKLQKVLDLVSQTYVEDVDQGKLIDDAIVGALKGLDPHSVYIPPKEMKTVREEFQGNFEGIGIQFEIVNSILTVVTPVPGTPSERVGLLAGDKIIKINDVSTKGITNDEVFSKLRGPKGTSVHLTIERPGMSDLLEFDVVRDKIPLYSVDAKFMLDNKTGYIRFNKFAETTADEIEQALQELEAKGMQQLVLDLRNNGGGYLDQAFAITDKFLPGGKKIVYTLGRIPNSSKEYLSNSKPNYRKMPLIVLINRGSASASEIVSGAIQDLDRGIVVGERSFGKGLVQQQYELSDGSAVRVTTARYYTPSGRLIQRPYDGKSLEDYYAEARLDTIHTDSTKIYYTSMGRKVFGGGGIVPDYHVDNDTISAYYVKLLSRGIFREFTNVYLERKGPQLRDQFKSNMTKFLSSFELSDSEMQEMIKMGDSKGVPFDETSFQKDKTDMKNIIKAEVARYIWGNNEAALVRVQSDNVVGEAMKFFPEAKKFSENR; encoded by the coding sequence ATGAAAAGAAAATTCATATTGCCGATAATGCTGATCGTAGTCGTGGTGGTCGCTTTGGCCGGATTTACTGATACCGCGCAAAATACTTATAAAAATATCATCAAACTTCAAAAAGTACTCGACTTAGTTTCACAAACCTACGTGGAAGATGTCGATCAAGGTAAGTTGATTGATGACGCTATTGTCGGCGCTCTGAAAGGATTGGATCCGCATTCCGTTTATATTCCACCGAAAGAAATGAAAACGGTTCGCGAAGAATTCCAGGGCAATTTCGAAGGCATTGGGATTCAGTTTGAAATCGTCAATAGTATTTTGACGGTTGTTACACCGGTGCCCGGTACACCATCGGAAAGAGTTGGATTACTGGCCGGCGATAAAATCATCAAGATCAATGATGTCTCAACTAAAGGCATTACTAATGATGAGGTGTTTTCCAAATTACGCGGTCCTAAGGGAACTAGCGTTCACCTGACGATCGAACGGCCGGGCATGAGCGATCTGCTTGAGTTCGATGTTGTACGCGATAAAATTCCGCTCTACAGCGTCGATGCAAAATTCATGTTGGATAATAAAACAGGATATATCCGTTTTAATAAATTTGCCGAAACCACGGCTGACGAAATTGAACAAGCTTTGCAGGAACTCGAAGCCAAAGGCATGCAGCAATTGGTTCTTGATTTGCGCAATAACGGCGGCGGCTATTTAGATCAGGCATTTGCCATTACGGATAAGTTTTTACCCGGGGGCAAAAAAATTGTATATACGCTTGGCAGAATACCTAATTCATCCAAAGAATATTTGTCCAATTCCAAACCCAATTATCGCAAAATGCCATTGATTGTTTTGATCAATCGCGGGTCGGCATCGGCTTCTGAAATCGTGTCCGGTGCAATTCAAGATCTCGATCGGGGTATTGTGGTTGGTGAACGCAGTTTCGGAAAAGGACTCGTGCAACAACAGTATGAATTAAGCGACGGTTCGGCGGTGCGTGTTACGACAGCGCGGTACTATACGCCGAGCGGAAGATTGATTCAGCGTCCGTACGATGGCAAGTCGCTTGAAGATTATTATGCCGAAGCCCGTCTTGATACTATTCATACGGATTCTACCAAAATCTATTACACTTCTATGGGTCGTAAAGTTTTTGGAGGCGGCGGAATTGTCCCGGATTACCACGTAGATAATGACACCATATCGGCTTATTATGTCAAATTACTAAGCCGCGGCATTTTCCGTGAATTCACTAATGTTTATCTCGAAAGGAAAGGACCGCAGTTACGCGATCAATTTAAATCCAATATGACTAAATTCCTTTCGTCGTTTGAGTTGTCCGATAGCGAAATGCAGGAAATGATCAAAATGGGCGACAGTAAAGGTGTTCCGTTTGATGAAACGTCATTCCAAAAAGATAAAACGGACATGAAGAACATCATCAAAGCTGAAGTCGCTCGGTATATCTGGGGTAACAACGAAGCGGCACTGGTAAGAGTTCAATCGGATAATGTGGTCGGTGAAGCAATGAAATTTTTCCCGGAAGCAAAAAAATTCTCAGAGAATCGATAA
- a CDS encoding DUF1926 domain-containing protein → MKTIHLALGIHNHQPVGNFDFVFEEAYIKAYKPFLDILKRFPSIKIGMHYTGIIFDWLDRSYPELIDELRGLVDRGQIEMIGGGFYEPIMPIIPDHDKLGQIEKLNRFVHEKTGVVPRGMWMAERVWEPHLPKTLAEAGMRYTILDDTHFQYAGLQEDQLFGYYVTEELGFSTNLFPISKKLRYTIPFQDPEKTIAYLREHATEDGNALAVFADDGEKFGIWPGTHEHVYTNKWLEKFFTLLEKNSDWIRIIHFSEALEKIRPLGTVYLPTASYSEMQHWALPVKSYQEYEHFEKELKQNKLTDPYGIFVRGGFWRNFFVKYSEANRMHKKMLRISRRLHQLQASANSDDEEITSMIRTVQDHLWASQCNCPYWHGVFGGIYLNNIRYALYKEMLLAEKFLDVIEHGSSTTWHIIEQTDYDADGNQEILFETLKLNAYFDSARGGTLLELDYKDIPMNVTDVLMRREEGYHEKLIEFHRQEELKKTEEKKDDSGEIASIHDLVLSKEKNLHEFLIKDSFRRHSFMDSFWNDTVMLDHFYKNERKNIVTVDSPCASDILETEKMLSVRYTSVIRIASQDVHWSKIYTLIPGTSILNVAYEIQNASDKILNTFFGTEINLTLLAGDADDRYYYAEGLNLSDKKLRSKGEWQHIGKMGLVDGWQKINIQFNYDREATVWRYPVETISLSEEGFERVYQGSCILPFWNLRLDAGEQWKLNIQLSLSREI, encoded by the coding sequence ATGAAAACCATTCATCTCGCACTCGGCATTCACAATCATCAACCGGTGGGCAATTTTGATTTTGTCTTTGAAGAAGCGTACATCAAAGCGTATAAGCCATTCTTGGATATTCTGAAACGATTTCCTTCCATTAAAATCGGCATGCACTACACCGGTATCATTTTCGACTGGCTTGACCGCTCTTATCCTGAATTGATCGACGAATTACGGGGGCTTGTTGATCGTGGTCAGATTGAAATGATTGGCGGAGGATTTTATGAACCGATTATGCCGATCATTCCGGATCATGATAAACTTGGGCAAATTGAAAAACTAAACCGATTTGTACACGAAAAAACCGGCGTTGTTCCTCGCGGAATGTGGATGGCCGAACGGGTATGGGAACCTCATCTGCCTAAAACCTTGGCGGAGGCCGGTATGCGTTATACTATTTTGGATGACACGCATTTTCAGTATGCAGGATTGCAGGAAGATCAATTGTTTGGTTATTACGTCACTGAGGAGTTAGGATTTTCTACAAATTTGTTTCCGATCAGTAAAAAATTACGGTATACCATTCCGTTTCAAGACCCCGAAAAAACGATCGCCTATCTGCGAGAACATGCAACAGAAGATGGAAATGCATTGGCTGTTTTTGCCGATGACGGCGAGAAGTTTGGTATTTGGCCAGGGACTCATGAACATGTTTATACGAACAAATGGCTTGAAAAATTTTTTACATTACTTGAAAAAAATTCAGATTGGATCCGCATTATTCATTTTTCGGAAGCGCTGGAAAAAATCAGGCCGTTGGGTACTGTATATCTTCCTACGGCCTCGTACAGCGAGATGCAGCATTGGGCATTACCGGTAAAAAGTTACCAGGAATACGAACACTTTGAGAAAGAATTGAAACAAAATAAATTGACTGATCCATACGGTATTTTTGTTCGTGGTGGTTTCTGGAGAAATTTTTTTGTCAAATATTCGGAAGCCAATCGCATGCACAAAAAAATGTTGAGGATCAGCCGACGCTTGCATCAACTCCAGGCTTCAGCGAATTCGGACGATGAAGAAATCACAAGTATGATCCGGACTGTCCAGGATCATTTATGGGCTTCTCAGTGTAATTGTCCATATTGGCACGGCGTCTTCGGAGGAATTTATCTGAATAATATCCGTTATGCTTTGTACAAGGAAATGCTGTTGGCCGAAAAATTTCTTGATGTAATTGAGCACGGATCGTCTACGACATGGCATATCATTGAACAAACGGATTATGATGCCGATGGAAATCAGGAAATTCTATTTGAAACGCTGAAGCTGAATGCTTACTTTGATTCAGCAAGAGGCGGAACGTTATTGGAGTTGGATTACAAAGATATTCCAATGAACGTGACTGACGTACTGATGCGGCGCGAAGAAGGGTATCATGAAAAATTGATTGAATTCCATCGGCAAGAAGAGTTAAAGAAAACTGAAGAAAAAAAGGATGATTCAGGGGAAATAGCCAGTATCCATGATCTGGTTCTTTCAAAAGAAAAAAATTTACACGAATTCTTGATAAAGGATTCATTCCGACGTCATTCTTTCATGGATTCGTTTTGGAATGACACTGTGATGCTCGATCATTTTTATAAAAACGAACGAAAAAATATTGTAACGGTGGATAGTCCTTGTGCGTCGGATATTTTGGAAACGGAAAAAATGCTGTCAGTTCGGTATACGTCGGTAATCCGCATTGCCAGTCAAGACGTTCATTGGTCGAAAATTTATACGCTTATACCGGGAACAAGCATTCTAAACGTTGCGTATGAAATACAGAATGCCAGCGACAAGATCCTCAATACTTTTTTCGGAACGGAAATCAATCTGACCTTGCTGGCCGGCGATGCGGACGACCGGTATTATTATGCGGAAGGTTTGAATTTATCTGATAAAAAATTACGTTCGAAAGGCGAATGGCAGCATATTGGAAAGATGGGATTGGTTGACGGTTGGCAAAAAATTAATATTCAGTTTAATTACGACCGTGAAGCCACGGTGTGGCGATACCCGGTTGAAACGATTTCATTATCGGAAGAAGGATTTGAACGAGTGTACCAAGGCTCATGTATACTTCCGTTTTGGAATCTGAGGCTCGATGCAGGCGAACAATGGAAACTTAATATACAACTCTCTTTATCACGTGAGATTTAG
- the ftsY gene encoding signal recognition particle-docking protein FtsY, translated as MSILDKLKQRLVKTRENVFGRIAGILQSSAKIDETTLEKIEEILITADLGVATTQKIIQSLQQRVKKEKLEKPELLFLMLEEEMERLIVPIEGIHVEKKLDHAKPFVILIVGVNGTGKTTTIGKLAHRYTQHGKKILLAAGDTFRAAAGGQLEIWAQRSSVEIVRQKEGADPAALIFDALASAKAKQSDIVLIDTAGRLHTKVNLMEELKKIHRVIQKQIPEAPHETLLVLDGTTGQNAIQQAKQFSQAVNVTGLVLTKLDGTAKGGVVLAIQQELKIPVYYIGIGEGIDDLEEFHAHDFVQAIVE; from the coding sequence ATGTCCATTCTCGATAAATTAAAACAACGTCTTGTCAAAACCCGCGAAAATGTTTTTGGACGAATTGCCGGTATTCTGCAAAGCAGCGCAAAGATTGACGAAACAACTTTGGAAAAAATTGAAGAAATTTTGATCACGGCGGATCTTGGAGTAGCGACAACCCAAAAAATCATTCAATCGCTTCAACAAAGGGTTAAAAAAGAAAAGCTAGAAAAACCGGAATTACTTTTCCTTATGCTCGAAGAAGAAATGGAAAGATTGATCGTCCCGATTGAAGGCATCCATGTGGAAAAAAAACTCGATCATGCGAAACCTTTTGTGATATTGATTGTCGGTGTCAATGGCACGGGTAAAACTACGACTATCGGTAAGCTGGCGCATCGTTATACACAGCACGGAAAAAAAATTTTACTGGCGGCGGGAGATACTTTTCGGGCTGCCGCAGGCGGACAATTAGAAATATGGGCACAACGTTCATCGGTCGAAATTGTACGTCAAAAGGAAGGAGCTGATCCGGCTGCCCTGATTTTTGACGCGCTCGCTTCGGCCAAAGCCAAACAATCCGATATTGTGTTGATCGATACCGCAGGTCGCCTGCATACGAAAGTTAATTTAATGGAAGAGTTAAAAAAAATTCACCGCGTGATTCAAAAGCAGATTCCCGAAGCCCCGCATGAGACACTTCTGGTGCTGGACGGCACGACGGGTCAAAATGCGATTCAACAGGCGAAGCAGTTTTCGCAAGCCGTCAATGTTACAGGTTTGGTTCTTACAAAATTAGATGGAACGGCCAAAGGTGGCGTTGTACTGGCGATCCAACAAGAATTAAAAATTCCCGTTTATTATATTGGCATCGGCGAAGGTATTGATGACCTCGAAGAATTCCATGCCCATGATTTTGTACAAGCTATTGTTGAATAA
- a CDS encoding VanZ family protein: MENSNEKSIQFKYIMPVIGWAILIFIASSIPGTSLPDLGKWSLDKFIHSGVFAVLSGLSFIAIRHYGAVQSKSQWWCWIVSFSFCLLYAASDEVHQLYVPNRSSEILDFLADSIGIVIVHGYQLIFRSKS; encoded by the coding sequence ATGGAAAATTCAAATGAAAAATCGATACAATTTAAATATATTATGCCCGTCATTGGCTGGGCGATTTTGATTTTTATTGCGTCTTCGATTCCGGGGACTTCTTTACCCGATCTTGGGAAATGGTCTCTGGATAAATTTATTCATAGCGGGGTTTTTGCAGTTCTTTCAGGATTATCATTTATCGCAATCAGGCATTACGGCGCTGTCCAATCAAAATCTCAATGGTGGTGCTGGATCGTCAGTTTTAGTTTTTGTCTTTTGTATGCGGCTTCGGATGAAGTTCACCAATTATATGTTCCAAACCGTTCTTCAGAAATACTTGATTTCTTGGCCGATTCGATCGGAATTGTTATTGTGCACGGATATCAGTTAATTTTCAGATCAAAATCATAA
- a CDS encoding BamA/TamA family outer membrane protein produces MAAPFRFCRLIAGLLGLYIVIHAQPLQAQTAAQARLRFHKTYIDSTGSKLDSLPSYDDSVFVKNKRYYYYAVNEKGKVEGGLNAFDDLTLNLALKIGEEEERELSTARKIGSWFANFIVRVASLSFYDLGWGANRLFFDKYTLNSDMRRIRSLYESKGYFESKIVRYRAEFSDNREYIAIRIYIQEGKPTTLAETPKIKTVSTQPLVDFKDKLNEKDIVPQLLTQKGDPIGRDNIELSKATVQKIFAQNGYPSVDVSETIDTVSQGPYKATIEYLVVPGRYTVFGKTTVSGNFYKNGNGQPSDTTKNIVDDNVILRKVRYKENRPFNPDQLALSIGQINGLGVFRSVKPLTLLKKGKLDSTWILDKFEMDSVKEKSGNRLLHKVPLRSFGVTVDTMAVNISVAERKERSIKPGVGFTTDFIDRPESEKKKGLSTLPFMTFQISWQSKNFYGGARKLQISGTISKGFQTNGIFFANYMQTKITFRQPAFKLPLTRDADNDLITTFSFERNNTAAFDVKKFDASPTFVRQFTREFSASLTPFSFTKVLEKDYAGDSTRTFFTTNQKLGVTYNSSNDFFFPTTGFLIYANTDFAGFTLPSDLKYIKLNWDNRKYFGLSERLSVAVRARAGSAIPYRTNGQKTTIPVSEQFYAGGPNSVRGWGIKELGIIEEDTSSVNGKTFSTLKFIGGNSIIEGGIEFRYNLYVSRDPSEAITGMDLATFLDVGNVWTEYNFKNKPQGLPKKIAASVGAGMRIRTLVGPFRIDVGYKLADPAKMKVKDESGAVRRISKAGAKQISRIGIQVTLGQAF; encoded by the coding sequence ATGGCAGCGCCCTTCCGCTTTTGCCGGTTAATCGCCGGTCTTCTAGGTTTGTATATTGTGATTCATGCCCAACCTTTGCAAGCGCAAACTGCGGCACAAGCACGCTTACGTTTTCATAAAACCTATATCGATTCCACCGGGTCGAAACTCGACTCATTGCCGTCGTATGATGACAGTGTGTTTGTTAAAAACAAACGCTATTATTATTATGCAGTCAATGAGAAAGGAAAAGTCGAAGGCGGATTGAATGCGTTTGATGACCTGACATTGAATCTGGCATTGAAAATTGGTGAAGAAGAGGAACGTGAACTCAGTACAGCAAGAAAAATCGGATCATGGTTCGCTAATTTTATTGTTCGTGTTGCCAGTTTGAGTTTTTATGATTTGGGATGGGGTGCCAACAGGCTTTTTTTTGATAAATATACGCTCAATAGCGATATGCGTCGCATCCGTTCGCTCTACGAAAGTAAAGGTTATTTCGAATCGAAGATAGTCCGGTACCGGGCAGAATTTTCGGATAACCGAGAATATATCGCCATTCGCATTTACATCCAGGAAGGTAAACCGACTACGTTGGCTGAGACGCCTAAAATTAAAACAGTATCGACACAACCTCTCGTTGATTTTAAAGATAAGCTAAACGAAAAAGACATTGTTCCGCAATTGCTGACTCAAAAAGGCGATCCGATTGGACGGGATAATATTGAGCTTTCCAAAGCAACCGTTCAGAAAATTTTTGCGCAAAATGGTTATCCGTCAGTCGACGTGAGCGAAACAATTGATACTGTTTCGCAAGGACCTTATAAAGCGACCATTGAATATTTAGTTGTGCCGGGGCGCTATACGGTTTTTGGCAAAACAACCGTATCCGGCAATTTTTATAAAAACGGCAATGGCCAGCCTTCCGACACTACAAAAAACATCGTTGACGATAATGTGATATTGCGGAAAGTACGTTACAAAGAAAATCGTCCTTTTAATCCTGATCAATTGGCACTGAGTATTGGTCAAATCAACGGGCTCGGTGTTTTTCGTTCGGTAAAACCGCTCACGCTTTTGAAAAAAGGAAAATTAGATTCGACGTGGATTTTAGACAAATTCGAAATGGATTCAGTGAAAGAAAAATCCGGGAACCGTTTGCTCCATAAAGTACCGTTGCGCTCATTCGGCGTGACTGTTGATACAATGGCCGTGAATATCAGTGTCGCTGAACGAAAGGAGCGTAGCATCAAACCCGGCGTGGGCTTTACGACCGATTTTATCGACCGCCCCGAATCGGAGAAAAAGAAAGGATTGAGTACGCTGCCGTTCATGACATTTCAAATCTCATGGCAAAGTAAAAATTTTTACGGCGGTGCGAGAAAACTCCAGATTTCAGGAACGATCAGTAAAGGTTTTCAGACCAACGGAATATTCTTTGCCAACTATATGCAGACCAAGATTACGTTTAGGCAGCCGGCATTCAAGTTGCCATTGACGCGCGACGCTGATAATGATCTTATTACGACTTTTTCATTTGAACGAAATAATACGGCTGCATTTGACGTCAAAAAGTTCGATGCGTCGCCAACATTTGTCCGTCAATTTACTCGGGAGTTCAGCGCCAGTTTGACGCCGTTTTCTTTTACAAAAGTATTGGAAAAAGATTATGCCGGCGATTCGACCCGTACATTTTTTACAACCAATCAGAAGCTTGGAGTTACGTATAACAGCAGTAACGATTTTTTCTTTCCGACTACAGGATTTTTGATTTATGCCAATACAGATTTTGCCGGCTTCACACTCCCGTCCGATCTGAAGTATATCAAACTGAATTGGGATAATCGGAAGTATTTTGGTTTGAGTGAGCGATTGAGCGTGGCCGTGCGCGCACGGGCCGGATCGGCTATTCCTTACCGTACCAACGGACAAAAAACAACGATTCCGGTCAGCGAGCAATTTTATGCTGGTGGTCCTAACAGCGTTCGTGGCTGGGGTATCAAAGAATTAGGCATTATCGAAGAAGATACATCAAGTGTCAATGGCAAGACTTTCAGTACGCTCAAATTTATTGGCGGCAACAGTATTATTGAAGGCGGTATAGAGTTTCGATATAACTTGTATGTTTCAAGAGACCCGAGTGAAGCGATCACAGGGATGGATCTCGCGACATTTCTCGATGTCGGAAATGTCTGGACAGAATATAATTTCAAAAATAAACCGCAAGGTTTGCCAAAAAAAATTGCTGCATCCGTCGGCGCCGGAATGCGTATTCGTACGCTGGTCGGACCTTTTCGTATTGACGTGGGATACAAACTTGCCGATCCGGCAAAAATGAAAGTCAAAGACGAATCGGGTGCGGTCAGGAGAATTTCAAAAGCCGGCGCCAAACAAATTTCACGTATTGGCATTCAGGTTACCTTGGGGCAGGCATTCTAG
- a CDS encoding EutN/CcmL family microcompartment protein, with protein sequence MFIGRVVGTVWATKKVDNVKSLRFLMIHPVNIDKAPNTNVVVVADTLGAGIGELVICSYGHAARRALSDHPNELSIEAAVIGIVDEIEVDEKLLHGLETEKLRKDFPAPPK encoded by the coding sequence ATGTTTATAGGCCGGGTTGTAGGAACAGTTTGGGCAACGAAAAAAGTTGATAATGTCAAATCGCTTCGCTTTTTGATGATTCATCCGGTTAATATCGATAAAGCACCGAATACAAATGTGGTTGTTGTTGCGGACACACTCGGCGCTGGAATTGGCGAACTTGTTATTTGCTCGTACGGTCACGCAGCCCGACGAGCCTTGAGCGACCATCCCAATGAGTTATCCATTGAAGCCGCCGTTATCGGTATTGTCGATGAAATCGAAGTGGATGAAAAACTACTTCATGGCCTTGAAACTGAAAAACTGCGCAAGGATTTTCCCGCACCTCCAAAATAA